The genomic region ACGAGCTTTTCCTCTTCCAGAATGCGGATATTCTCCAGCGCCACCGCGCAAGCGGCGGGATGCCCTGAATAGGTGTAGCCATGATAGAATTCGCCGCCATACTCATAGAGATAGTCGGCGATCTCGTCGGAGATGGCGACGGCTCCAATGGGCAGATAGCCTGAGGAGAGCCCCTTGGCCATAGGGACGATGTCGGCCTCGATTCCGAAGGTGTCGAGCCCGAACCATTCCCCCGTCCGGCCGAAGCCGCAGATCACCTCGTCCGCGATCAGCAGAACGCCGTATTTTTTGCAGATGCGATTGATTTCCGGCCAATAGGTCGAGGGTGGGATGATGACGCCGCCCGCACCCTGGATCGGCTCGCCGATAAAGGCTGCGACGTTTTCCGCGCCCAATTCGAGGATCTTGTCCTCGACCGCCTGCGCAGCCTTCAGCCCGAATTCCTCCGGCGACAGCTCCCCGCCGAGATCGTACCAATAAGGCTGCATGACGTGGTGGATGCCCGGCAGCGGCAGGTCGCCCTGGCCATGCATTCCCGCCATCCCGCCGAGGCTTGCCGAGACCACGGTCGAGCCGTGATAGGCGTTCTGCCGGGCGATGAATGCCTTCTTCGACGGCATCCCCTTCACGTTGAAGTAGTGGCGCACGAGGCGATAGATGGTGTCATTGGCCTCAGACCCTGAACCCACGAAGAACACCTTGTTGAACCGCTCCGGCAACAGGCTCGCAACCTTTGCGGCAAGCTCGATCGCCGGCACATGCGCGGTCTTGAAGAACGTGTTGTAATAGGGCAGTTCCAGCATCTGGTCATAGGCCGCTTGGGCGATGCTTTTGCGGCCATAGCCGACATTGACGCACCAGAGCCCGGACATGGCGTCCAGCATCTTGTTGCCGGCCGAGTCCCACAGATAGATCCGGTCGGAATGGGTGATGATCCGCGAACCGCCTTCCGCCTGCAGCGATTTGTGATCGGTGAAGGGGTGCATGTGATGCGCATGGTCGAGGGCGCGCAATTCGTCAATATTGAGGTTTCGGGAATGAACGGTCATGGGGTGGCTCCTGGCTAATCCGGAAAAAACCGAAGCACGGCTTCGGCGAGGCAAGGGGCGGATAAGCAGGAGACGGCTACGGATTGTAGCCCATGCGCGCGCACAGGATCATGATCTCGTCATGCGCCGTGCGCGAGGTCAATATGGCGGCTGCGGTCGGAATTAGAGAACGGCCTCACATTGGTGGCGTCGGACCGGAGTTTCCTGCCGATCGCCCGTTGCCGTCAAGTCTGCACCCAAGCATAGTCTTCATATATCAGGCTGCCGTGTTCTCCTCCGTCCTGTTGCGACAGCCCATTTCGAGGCGTTTTGGCCCAAGGCCAACCTTCCGCAGATCACCTTATTTGTCGCAAGCAAGATCACGACGAGACGGATAACGGGCAGTTTTGCCATGCATGTGCCAATGCCATTTGCACCCCGCAGCCGATCCGGCTATCCCTCCCCCGGAATGAATACCATCGCACCATCGATTGAAGCCCCTTCCGGTAAAGGCGCCGCAGACGAGAATTTTCCCGTCGGCTCCTGGTTGCTGCCAGCGCGGCTGCGGCCGCATGTCGCCCGGTATTACGCATTTGCGCGGGCAATCGACGACATCGCCGACGACCCTCTTCTGGCTGCCGACGACAAGATCAATCGCTTGGATTTGTTTGCCCGCGCCCTCCGCGACCCCACCCTTGCGCGACAGCCAGGCCTCGAAAAGGCGGCTGCCGCGCGCGCCATGTTGGACGAGACCGGCATCCCCGACCGTCACTGTCTCGATCTGATCTCGGCCTTCAAGCAGGATGCGGTGAAGCTTCGCTATGAGAGCTGGGATGAACTGATCGATTATTGCGACCGCTCGGCCTCGCCCGTGGGCCGGTTTCTGTTGGATCTGCATGGCGAGGATCGCGCCGGATATGTCTCATCCGATGCGCTCTGCAATGCGCTCCAGGTGATCAATCACCTGCAGGATTGCGGCAAGGACCGAGCGGCGCTCGACCGGGTCTACCTGCCGACTGACTGGTTGAGCTCTGCCGGCGAGCACGTCGAGGCGCTCGATCGACCCAGATCGAGCCCTGGCCTGCGCCGCGTTCTTGACCAGTGCCTGGAAGGAACGCGCGGTCTGCTGCTGGAGGCCGACCGCCTCGCCGGCAGACTGAGATCGCGAAGGCTCGCCATGGAGTCAGCCGTCATCGTCGCGGTGGCGTGGCGGCTGGTGGACGAGCTGTCCCGGCGCGACCCCCTGGCGGAACGCGTCGTTTTGACCAAGCCGCAATTCCTTGCTTGTGGCGCGAAAGGGGTAGCCAAGGCGCTCCTGGCGCGCTAGTGGGCGCAGTCTGCATGGGGTGCAGGCGAATGCATCGTTTGGATCGCGACTATGGCAATCAGGTCACAGATCCAAACCGAGTTAACCCATAACCCCCTTTCCTTACACGCATTCTAGGGAAAGCGTTTTGCCGGTGCTCCTGCGGATGTTAAGGTCTTGTCGGAGGGAGCAGGATCTGCAAAGCGGGGCAATACATTTGCTGTTGCGGCGTCGGACGGCTACTTCGTTGGGGGCGCGCAGAACAAGATTGAGGCGAAATGGCTGTTACACCGCTTCTTGATACGGTTGCTTGTCCGGAAGATCTGCGCAAGATCGACAAGCGTGACCTTCGCCAATTGGCTGATGAGTTGCGTGCGGAGACGATCGACGCGGCATCGACGACGGGCGGCCATTTTGGGGCCGGTCTGGGCGTTATTGAGCTCACGGTAGCCCTCCATTATGTCTTCAATACGCCGGAAGACCGTCTCATTTGGGACGTCAGCCATCAGACATATCCGCACAAGATTCTGACCCAGCGGCGTGAGAAGATCCGCAGCATCCGTCAGAAGGATGGGTTGCACGGATTCACCAAGCGGGCCGAGAGCGAATATGATCCTTTCGGGACCGCCCATAGCTCGACCTCGATTTCCGCGGGGCTTGGCATGGCCGTGGCCCGTGACTTGGCCGAGAAGGACAATCATGTCGTCGCGGTGATCGGCGATGGCGCCATGAGTGCCGGCATGGCCTATGAGGCCATGAACAATGCCGGCGCGCTGGACTCGCGCCTTGTTGTCATCTTGAACGACAATGGCATGTCGATTGCGCCGGCCGTAGGAGCGTTGACGAATTACCTCTCCTGGCTGATTTCCTCCCGGCCCTTCCTGTCCTTGCGGGATATCGGCAAGCAACTGGCCCGCCGCTTTCCCAAGAGCTTCCAGACGGCGGCGGCGCGCGCGGATGAATATGCCCGCGGCATGGTGTTTGGCGGCACGCTCTTCGAGGAGCTGGGCTTCTATTATGTCGGCCCTGTCGACGGCCATGACATTGATACCCTGGTTCCGATCCTGCAGAATGTGCGCGAGGCGGACACTCTGGGCCCCATCCTGCTGCATGTGGTCACCGAGAAGGGCAAGGGTCATCCTTTCCCGAAGCCGCATTCCGAAAAATATCATGCAGTCGGCAAGTTCGATCCCGTCACCTTCGAGCTGAAGAAGGTCGCCTCGAATCACCCGACCTATACCCAGGTCTTTGCGGATGCCCTGGTCAAGGAGGCCGAGAAGGACGAGCGCATCGTCGCCATCACGGCCGCCATGCCGGCCGGCACCGGCCTCGACAAATTCGCCGAGCGCTTCCCGAGACGCTGTTTCGACGTCGGCATTGCCGAGCAGCATGCGGTGACCTTCGCCGGCGGGCTCGCCAGCGAAGGAATGAAGCCCTTCACGGCGATTTATTCGACCTTTCTGCAACGCGCCTTCGACCAAGTGGTCCATGACATCGCCCTGCAGCATTTGCCGGTGCGCTTTGCCATCGACCGCGCCGGCCTGGTGGGCCAGGACGGCCCGACCCATGCTGGCAGCTACGACGTGGCCTATCTGGCATGCCTGCCCGACTTCGTGGTCATGGCCGCGGCTGATGAGGCCGACCTGGTCCACATGGTGGCAACGGCCGCCGAGATCGACGATCGCCCGAGTGCATTCCGCTATCCCCGCGGCGAGGGTATCGGCATCGACATCCCTGAGCATGGCGTTCCGCTGGCGATCGGCAAGGGTCGGATTCTCGAGGAGGGGACGAAGGTTGCCCTGCTCTCCTTTGGGGGCCGTCTGGCAGAGTGCCGCAAGGCCGCTGCTGAACTGAAGGCGCTAGGCCTGTCGACCACGGTTGCGGATGCGCGATTTGCGAAGCCTTTGGACACCGACCTGATCAGGCGGCTCGTGTTGAACCACGAAGTCTTGATCACCATTGAGGAAGGCTCCATCGGCGGCTTTGGGTCTCACGTCCTCCAATATCTCGCAATGAACAATTTGCTGGATCGCGGCGCCCGGATTCGCCCTATGTGCCTGCCCGACCGCTTCATCCTCCATGGCTCTCCGACCGAGCAGTATGATGACGCGGGTCTCGAGGCTCGCCATATCGTGGCCGAGGTGTTTAAGGCGATCGATCAGGAGCATCGCGTATTCGAGCTTAAGGCCAAGGCCTGACGGTCCTGAATTTGTGATGGTAGCCGCGGGCCCAACTTCGATAGACATCGCCGAACCGGACATCGTCAATCGTGCGGAGGTCGAGGCGGTCGTGCGCAACGCCTCCTCCTCGTTCTTTTGGGCGATGCGGATTCTGCCGCGGCAGAAGCGCGAAGCCATCTTTGCTGTCTATGCCTTCTGTCGCGATGTCGACGATATCGCCGACGAGGAGGCCCCGTTGATGGAGAAGCGGGCCGGTCTCAATCGTTGGCGGACGGAGATCGATGCCCTGTTCACCGGTCGCGCTTTGCATCACCCCCTGGCGCGCGCCCTTGCCGACCCCATCCGCCTCTATGATCTGCAACGTGTCGATTTTGATGCCGTGATCGACGGCATGGAAATGGATGCCGGCGCCCCGATCTTCGCTCCTCCCCAGGCCGAGCTTGATCTGTATTGCGACAGGGTTGCTTGTGCTGTGGGAAGGCTCTGCGTGCATATCTTCGGAGAGCCGAACGCGCGCGGCCGCAAGGTGGCCGATGCCCTGGGCCGGGCGCTGCAGCTCACGAACATCCTGCGCGACGTCCAGGAGGATGCCGACCGGGGCAGGCTCTATCTGCCGAAGGAACTTCTCGACCATCATGGCATTGCTGTCCATTCAGCCCCGGCGATCACCGGTCATCCCGCCTATCCTGCGCTGTGGCGGGACCTCGCGCTCCAGGCGGACCATGCTTTTGCACGAGCCAAGCAGGCCCTGGCTGACTGCAACTACCGTAAGATGCGACCGGCACGCATCATGATGGAGGTTTATCGTCGCGATTTTGATCGCATGCGAGCCCTCTCCGATGCCGACCTCGTCGATCCTGCGATTTCCAAGCGTCTGGTGAGCAAGGGTGAAAAGCTTCTGATCGCCTTGCGATATGCGGTGCTGTAGAAGCACTTCGTCTGAACCTTCGCACCTGAGCCTGTCCTGAGAATTGTCGAATGCCCCTCGTCCACATCATTGGCGCCGGCTTGGCCGGCCTATCTGCTGGGGTCGAGCTTGCCAAAGCAGGACACCAGGTTCAGCTCTGGGAACAGGCCGTGCGTGCCGGAGGTCGGTGCCGCTCGTTTCATGATGCCGCTCTCGACTGCGTCATCGACAATGGCAATCACATGCTCCTATCGGGCAACCGCTCGGCCATGGCCTATCTGCAGACCATCGGCGCCGAGGACCGGTTGATCGGCCCCGATGCGGCGCGGTTTCCGTTTCTCGACGTCCGCAATGGCAACCGCTGGACCATCGCGCCCAACAGCGGCAAGCTGCCTTGGTGGATGTTCAGCCGCCATCGCCGGGCTCCCGGCACCAGCGCCTTTGACTATCTTGCCGGATTGCGGCTTCTGAACGCGGATGCGACGTCGACCGTCAGCGAGGTGCTCAAAGTCGACGCAGCCGTCATGGAACTCTATTGGGAGCCCTTGGTCGTCGCCGTCCTCAACGCGCCACCGGACACTGCCGCCGCAATTTTGCTCAAGCCGGTCTTGTTGGAGATTTTCGCGCAGGGGGCTGCGGCGAGCCGGCCGCGCATCGCCCGCCACGGCTTGTCGGACACCTTCATCGATCCTGCATTGGAATACATCACCGACCGCGGTGGGAACATCCGCCACGGATCCCGCCTCCTGTCCTT from Rhodoligotrophos appendicifer harbors:
- the dxs gene encoding 1-deoxy-D-xylulose-5-phosphate synthase, with translation MAVTPLLDTVACPEDLRKIDKRDLRQLADELRAETIDAASTTGGHFGAGLGVIELTVALHYVFNTPEDRLIWDVSHQTYPHKILTQRREKIRSIRQKDGLHGFTKRAESEYDPFGTAHSSTSISAGLGMAVARDLAEKDNHVVAVIGDGAMSAGMAYEAMNNAGALDSRLVVILNDNGMSIAPAVGALTNYLSWLISSRPFLSLRDIGKQLARRFPKSFQTAAARADEYARGMVFGGTLFEELGFYYVGPVDGHDIDTLVPILQNVREADTLGPILLHVVTEKGKGHPFPKPHSEKYHAVGKFDPVTFELKKVASNHPTYTQVFADALVKEAEKDERIVAITAAMPAGTGLDKFAERFPRRCFDVGIAEQHAVTFAGGLASEGMKPFTAIYSTFLQRAFDQVVHDIALQHLPVRFAIDRAGLVGQDGPTHAGSYDVAYLACLPDFVVMAAADEADLVHMVATAAEIDDRPSAFRYPRGEGIGIDIPEHGVPLAIGKGRILEEGTKVALLSFGGRLAECRKAAAELKALGLSTTVADARFAKPLDTDLIRRLVLNHEVLITIEEGSIGGFGSHVLQYLAMNNLLDRGARIRPMCLPDRFILHGSPTEQYDDAGLEARHIVAEVFKAIDQEHRVFELKAKA
- the hpnD gene encoding presqualene diphosphate synthase HpnD; the protein is MVAAGPTSIDIAEPDIVNRAEVEAVVRNASSSFFWAMRILPRQKREAIFAVYAFCRDVDDIADEEAPLMEKRAGLNRWRTEIDALFTGRALHHPLARALADPIRLYDLQRVDFDAVIDGMEMDAGAPIFAPPQAELDLYCDRVACAVGRLCVHIFGEPNARGRKVADALGRALQLTNILRDVQEDADRGRLYLPKELLDHHGIAVHSAPAITGHPAYPALWRDLALQADHAFARAKQALADCNYRKMRPARIMMEVYRRDFDRMRALSDADLVDPAISKRLVSKGEKLLIALRYAVL
- the hpnC gene encoding squalene synthase HpnC, with amino-acid sequence MPFAPRSRSGYPSPGMNTIAPSIEAPSGKGAADENFPVGSWLLPARLRPHVARYYAFARAIDDIADDPLLAADDKINRLDLFARALRDPTLARQPGLEKAAAARAMLDETGIPDRHCLDLISAFKQDAVKLRYESWDELIDYCDRSASPVGRFLLDLHGEDRAGYVSSDALCNALQVINHLQDCGKDRAALDRVYLPTDWLSSAGEHVEALDRPRSSPGLRRVLDQCLEGTRGLLLEADRLAGRLRSRRLAMESAVIVAVAWRLVDELSRRDPLAERVVLTKPQFLACGAKGVAKALLAR
- the hpnE gene encoding hydroxysqualene dehydroxylase HpnE; translated protein: MPLVHIIGAGLAGLSAGVELAKAGHQVQLWEQAVRAGGRCRSFHDAALDCVIDNGNHMLLSGNRSAMAYLQTIGAEDRLIGPDAARFPFLDVRNGNRWTIAPNSGKLPWWMFSRHRRAPGTSAFDYLAGLRLLNADATSTVSEVLKVDAAVMELYWEPLVVAVLNAPPDTAAAILLKPVLLEIFAQGAAASRPRIARHGLSDTFIDPALEYITDRGGNIRHGSRLLSLDRDGDRVTGLTFARETVALNPGDQVVLSVPPTVASDLLPGLTVPDAFAPIVNAHFRLDHPIMIQDDMPVIGIVGGTAQWIFLRDDVASVTVSAAEALADSPAETVAEAVWRDVAMALSMASAPLPRWRIIKERRATFAQTPAQIARRPGSRTAYANLVLAGDWTATGLPATIEGAIRSGATAAANVLSTNLGQLDKFAATIKSNSSHTDELASRVEGRR
- a CDS encoding aspartate aminotransferase family protein; the protein is MTVHSRNLNIDELRALDHAHHMHPFTDHKSLQAEGGSRIITHSDRIYLWDSAGNKMLDAMSGLWCVNVGYGRKSIAQAAYDQMLELPYYNTFFKTAHVPAIELAAKVASLLPERFNKVFFVGSGSEANDTIYRLVRHYFNVKGMPSKKAFIARQNAYHGSTVVSASLGGMAGMHGQGDLPLPGIHHVMQPYWYDLGGELSPEEFGLKAAQAVEDKILELGAENVAAFIGEPIQGAGGVIIPPSTYWPEINRICKKYGVLLIADEVICGFGRTGEWFGLDTFGIEADIVPMAKGLSSGYLPIGAVAISDEIADYLYEYGGEFYHGYTYSGHPAACAVALENIRILEEEKLVERVQKLAPYFNEKLKTLADHPIVGEVRSVGLIGAVELTRDKATRSRFDKPGRVGLICRDHCFQNNLIMRSCYDTMVAAPPFVITEAEIDEMVRLARLAFDLTYADVSKEMA